Below is a window of Pocillopora verrucosa isolate sample1 chromosome 6, ASM3666991v2, whole genome shotgun sequence DNA.
CAAGAGGTCGTCGGCAACTGATATTCACCAGCAAGGCAATCTCTATGGCAGAATGactttggaataattttgtGACCTGCAGCAGGATTCCACTTTATGCCGGAAATGTTTAACTGAATTCCCTTTCGACTTTCATCCCACGATCCGATGGCTAATTTTATTAAATCGGAGTTTTCATTCATCTGAAAATGTACAATATCATAAGACGACATTTTAGGGTCTCCAAACTGATCAAATTGGATTTCCCCAGTTACTCCATTAAATGCGACTTGGCGAAGATGTGCCTTGAGTTTCTTTGGATCGACTGTAGGATAGATTTTGCTTAAGTTGTGAATAGCAAAGGCAACAGCAAACACGGCATCTACCATATAGGGAATGTAGCTGTTGTATACCGAACTAATAACTGTTTCATTGGAAGATGAATTACCTTTTTGCTTCCAAAACTCTTTCCACCAAGGAGCAGAGGCGCTTTCCTCTTGTAAGGACTTGATGGATTCTTTGATCAAGAAATCTTGGAAATATTGAACATCAAAATGACGAAGTTCAATACCAAGTGACCCATGGACAACTCCTTTATATTcgtctttcattttcataagCTCCTCCCCTCCAGCCGTCAAACTATCGCTGAAAATCCAGGTGCGGTCGtacattttctgttttgcagCTTCCTCAAACAATCGACGTCCATATCCTCTTAATAGCCAGAGCACCACAACGTGAACATTTGTGTGGCTTCGAAGCTTCTCCACGGTTCTTTCTAGCTTTGTTATGTACTTTTCTCTTGGTATGTAATCTgcaaaagaaaggcaaaatgtCTGCCTTTTGCCTGCCTCAGTTTCCAAGCTCCGGACCCCATTTCGACCGTAAGAATCGTCCATTGCCACAGCAGCCACATAGCTCCAATTGAAGTAATCTATTACATCGGCCATTGCCTTCGCCTGCTTTCTATCGGGAGGAACAGTGCGAAAAAAGTAACTGTACTGCGGGGAGCTTAACTCATCGCTTGTTGCCGAGTAACTGATAAGTGGGATTTCAGCCACTTGTAAAAGGCTCCCTACAAAGATTGCAGCCCCTGAATCGGTCGGACCAATCACAGCTGTTATTGGAGTAGGTTTCTTCTGTTCTGTGTTATTCTTTGATGCACCAACGAACCTGGAGTTTTGAAATTCTGAGGCCAATTCATTTTTCCGGACAAAATCGTACGTGTGTTTCATTGCCTTTACAGTGCTTGTGCAGTAGTCCCGAATGTCATATCCTAGAGTCACATTTTGAAGCAGGTGTGGGTTCCTGTTGATTTTGTCGATGGCGAACTTCATAGCTTCCACATGGCCAAGTCCTGCTGAGGAAAAATCACTGCATTCGCCATCATCATTGGTGTGGTGTAGTGTAATCAAAGCTCCAATTGTGATGTCGCCAGGCACATGATAACGATCTTTACTTGTCGTCCCTGACGACGTCTGAAAACCATAGGACACCACTACCGAAAGTAACACGCAATTGTTTACGAACATTTCGCAGAATGTTTTTCCCTGTTACAAAGGTAAAAAGAATTACTTGATTAACTTGTAGTTTTAGAACAAATCATCGGAAAAATGACTTATCGAATCAGAGAGATCAACCGAAAAAGTCACGCTCGCTTATTGTCTCCTGGTTTTGGACGGCGGTAAGTATTAATGTAGACATAGCAAGCGGAGGAATCGAATTTGATGCAGTATCGATAACAGCATATAATCCTTACTTTGGGCTCACCAGTGAATGTGTCAGGtagaaagtttttctttaaaaggaatCAAGcgaaaaaagtttgctttcgaTTTTGAAGTGACGCGATTAAGATTTGAGTTTTAAGCGAAAACATTGACAAATTACATTAATTTATAATATTATGTGTGGACACATGTTTGTGGAACAGatataatttgaatttttgagcgttacaattaaaaaatcgttcttgtttcattttggtttACGGCAGATGTTGTCTAAGTTTAACTGAAATATTAGAAAAAATTCGAATGGAGGAATTGAGACGCACTATTAGACGAGTAGTTTTTCAAGACGAATACATCTCTCTTTAAGAAACTTCACGGCTTTTCTGGtttaatttaccttttcaaGAAGTGTCGGCTAAATTGAAGGAAACCTAACATAATGCATAAAGCTTGTCATTCTTTTGTGTCAAATCAA
It encodes the following:
- the LOC131787226 gene encoding extracellular calcium-sensing receptor-like → MFVNNCVLLSVVVSYGFQTSSGTTSKDRYHVPGDITIGALITLHHTNDDGECSDFSSAGLGHVEAMKFAIDKINRNPHLLQNVTLGYDIRDYCTSTVKAMKHTYDFVRKNELASEFQNSRFVGASKNNTEQKKPTPITAVIGPTDSGAAIFVGSLLQVAEIPLISYSATSDELSSPQYSYFFRTVPPDRKQAKAMADVIDYFNWSYVAAVAMDDSYGRNGVRSLETEAGKRQTFCLSFADYIPREKYITKLERTVEKLRSHTNVHVVVLWLLRGYGRRLFEEAAKQKMYDRTWIFSDSLTAGGEELMKMKDEYKGVVHGSLGIELRHFDVQYFQDFLIKESIKSLQEESASAPWWKEFWKQKGNSSSNETVISSVYNSYIPYMVDAVFAVAFAIHNLSKIYPTVDPKKLKAHLRQVAFNGVTGEIQFDQFGDPKMSSYDIVHFQMNENSDLIKLAIGSWDESRKGIQLNISGIKWNPAAGHKIIPKSFCHRDCLAGEYQLPTTSCCWTCQKCLDGTVSAGVNDMNCTLCPRGQKPDERRSKCLDLPEVEVMWSSPASVLIVLFATAGFLLLAICSFILFKFWNTPLVKAANRELSSILLFTITLSFSSSILSLSKPTSFTCALLHCWRPMVLVTIISILIIKTMKILSAFQINVMAERFKIFILSTKRQTLIVLMLIFPPAVFCSLWITLDSPHQQRIIQTNRGLILLSCSLHQSSVGMSFQIAISVYTSLLAVACTYYAFKARTLPENFNEARYIGFSMYILLLSSVAYFPIDIGLRGSHATNLTCTMVLVSSYGLLSCMLGPKIYVILLKPEQNTHQAVGSQVLDYSFRVSLRDKTAVTPIEPNAFNRQEMLQLEFASTSNCTN